DNA sequence from the Teretinema zuelzerae genome:
GCGGTAGACTATAACAACCGGATCATGGTCCTCGTCGAAAAGGCGAAAACGGCGGCTCCTGAAGACCGCGAAGAATACACTGAACGCGCGTACGCCCTCATTTCCGGTTCGGAAGGAAAGGTCATAGACGATCTCATTGAACGGTTCGAAGAGCTGCTCGAATTCGTGCAATACCATTACGGCAAGGAAATGACCGATGGAATTCTCAACCAGGTCGTTCTGGGCCGGATAGCGATACTCGTAATCGGAGCTCTCTCCTGCATCGCGGCGATCATCCTCGGAGCTATCCAGGGCACAAGCATTTCAGGAAAACTCGGAAAAACGGTTCGCATCATGGACAAGATCGCCCACGGAGATCTGAGCGAAACGTTGACGATTAAAACATCGGATGAATTCAAGCAGGTCGCCGAATCGCTGAACAACGTAGAAAAAAACGTAAAAGCCCTCGTCGCGGACACCGGAGATCTGGTGAAGAACGCGATTGCGGGAAACCTCGGCTACCGGGCCCAGGCGCAGTCGCATGAAGGCGAATACCGGCGGGTCATCGAAGGAATCAATGAAACGCTCGACGCAGTCGTAAGCCCGCTCAATCTCGCGGCCGATTACGTAGACCGCATCGCACAGGGAAATCTTCCTGAAAAAGTGATGGAAGTCTGGAGCGGAGATTTCAACAAAATCAGGAACAACCTCAATCTCGCCATCGACAGTATCAACGCTCTGATCGAGGATTCAGCACAGCTTACCGAGGCGGCGGTTGCAGGATCGCTGCAAGTCCGGGCGGACGTATCGAAGCATCAGGGCGATTATCGAAAGATTATCGAAGGAGTCAACAAGACGCTCGATCTGGTCATCACGCCGATAAACGAGGTGATAGAAGTGCTCAAGAATCTCGCGGAAGGCGATTTGACGAGGAGAGTCGCCGGCGACTACCGCGGAGACTTCGACATTCTCAAGAGCGCCCTGAACGAATCGATCGAGGCGATCGGAGACACGCTAAGCCAGGTGAACACCGCTGTCGAGCAGGTTGCGGAAGGCTCTGTGCAGGTTTCGCAGGCGAGCCAGGCCCTTTCCCAGGGGGCGACCGAACAGGCTTCCTCGCTTGAAGAGATCACGTCGTCTACGACCGAGATATCCAGCCAAACCCGACAGAACACGGACAACGCGCTCAAGATGAACAGCCTCGCCGGCGAAGCGCAGGAAAACGCCGAAAAAGGCAACGCCCAGATGAAGGAGCTCGTATCCGCGATGAGCGATATCAATACAAGCGCGGAAAGCATCAAAAAGGTCGTCAATACGATCGACGATATTTCCTTCCAGATCAACCTCCTCGCGCTCAATGCGAACGTAGAAGCGGCGCGGGCGGGAAAATACGGAAAAGGATTCGCCGTCGTCGCCGAGGAAGTAAGAAATCTTGCCGTCAGAAGCGCGAGCTCGGTCAAAGATACTACGCGCATGGTGGACGAAGCGATCGGAAACATACAGCGCGGCAACACGCTTGTTTCTAATACCGCGAGCCAGCTCGACGAAATCGTGATAGGTTCCGCCCAGGTTTCGGCTCTTGCCGAAGAAGTGGCCACGGCGGGACGCGAACAGACGCAGGGGCTCGAGCAGATTTCTCTCGGTCTTACGCAAATAGATCAGGTGACGCAGAGCAACACGGCCAGCGCGGAGGAAAGCGCGTCCGCGTCGGAGGAGCTCTCCTCGCAGGCGCAGCAGGTCAAGGCCATGCTTGCCCGCTTCAAGCTCAAGGATTCAGGACGGGACGGCGGATTCGCGGCCCCTGCCCTCTCGTCTCGCGCAGGTTCGCAAACAGCGGCCGCCCAGCCCGGCTTCTTGAATCGTACGAAACCGGCTCCCGGCGCGGCTTCCGCCTCCGCCGATCAGCTTCGAAGGAATGCTGCTCCCGCTGCGGCTGCAGTCAAAAAAACGGCCGCACGCGTTGTACCTTCGGACATCATCTCGCTGGATGATGGCAATTTCGGCAAGTTCTGATAACGGAGGCGCAGAATGTCTGAACAAAGAAGAACCGACGCCCACGATGATTTCCTCATCGACGACGAAGACAATGAAGATACGCAGGCGAACAAATACCTGTTCTTCCGCATCGGCAAGGAATCCTACGGAGTAGGCATACGGCACGTGATTGAAATCATCGAATTGCAGCCGATTTCGGCGGTTCCCGACATGCCCTCGTATGTGAAAGGCGTCATCAATCTTCGGGGCAAAGTAATCCCCATAGTAGATTTGAGGCTCCGCTTCCGTATAGACGAACGGGATTACGACAATCGAACCTGCATAATCGTCACAGAGGTGGAGCGGGTACAGGTCGGATTCGTAGTCGACACCGTCGAGGAAGTGCTCGAGATTCCGGAGAAGAACATCGAGCCGCCGCCGAAATTCAGAACGATGCAAGGACAGGACAGATATCTTTCCGGAATGGCGAAATCGGGAGAGTCCATCAAGATTCTCGTCGATGTAGAAAAGCTCGT
Encoded proteins:
- a CDS encoding chemotaxis protein CheW, whose translation is MSEQRRTDAHDDFLIDDEDNEDTQANKYLFFRIGKESYGVGIRHVIEIIELQPISAVPDMPSYVKGVINLRGKVIPIVDLRLRFRIDERDYDNRTCIIVTEVERVQVGFVVDTVEEVLEIPEKNIEPPPKFRTMQGQDRYLSGMAKSGESIKILVDVEKLVQDENLGDSVLAQTAESPSS
- a CDS encoding HAMP domain-containing methyl-accepting chemotaxis protein; this translates as MKILAKLLSSFIAVAALCVLVGYVGLDRMENAKEGLTVLSKETIPKLMYVNTIDLSLREVINSVRTMANPYAMDDEDFFNELQKDVAEGRKNYAEAREEFEKLPMNDEEMKLYKAVSDAIPPAVDYNNRIMVLVEKAKTAAPEDREEYTERAYALISGSEGKVIDDLIERFEELLEFVQYHYGKEMTDGILNQVVLGRIAILVIGALSCIAAIILGAIQGTSISGKLGKTVRIMDKIAHGDLSETLTIKTSDEFKQVAESLNNVEKNVKALVADTGDLVKNAIAGNLGYRAQAQSHEGEYRRVIEGINETLDAVVSPLNLAADYVDRIAQGNLPEKVMEVWSGDFNKIRNNLNLAIDSINALIEDSAQLTEAAVAGSLQVRADVSKHQGDYRKIIEGVNKTLDLVITPINEVIEVLKNLAEGDLTRRVAGDYRGDFDILKSALNESIEAIGDTLSQVNTAVEQVAEGSVQVSQASQALSQGATEQASSLEEITSSTTEISSQTRQNTDNALKMNSLAGEAQENAEKGNAQMKELVSAMSDINTSAESIKKVVNTIDDISFQINLLALNANVEAARAGKYGKGFAVVAEEVRNLAVRSASSVKDTTRMVDEAIGNIQRGNTLVSNTASQLDEIVIGSAQVSALAEEVATAGREQTQGLEQISLGLTQIDQVTQSNTASAEESASASEELSSQAQQVKAMLARFKLKDSGRDGGFAAPALSSRAGSQTAAAQPGFLNRTKPAPGAASASADQLRRNAAPAAAAVKKTAARVVPSDIISLDDGNFGKF